A region of Peromyscus maniculatus bairdii isolate BWxNUB_F1_BW_parent chromosome 7, HU_Pman_BW_mat_3.1, whole genome shotgun sequence DNA encodes the following proteins:
- the Cgas gene encoding cyclic GMP-AMP synthase isoform X1: MEGQRPRPTAPRAKKPAAKRATTEPKGTMAARPHAGSCVPQRGARSRRAECDGDPAEKPRAQAPRARPGRASVRTKDPQPSATGAAGDAEQPGILEPQPPTVPEVARGVREPQLPTVPEVPEVSRGVREPQPPTVPEPAEASRGPRGRRGARSTGQQRAPRASRKEPETLDKKLKRVLGNLKLKRDEISEAAEVVNEVVKSLLKGMQTRESEFKGVQKLNTGSYYERVKISAPNEFDVMFKLEVPRIDLQEYHDTGAFYLVKFKRIPGGNPLSHFLEGEVLSASKMLSRFREIIKKEVKKIEGIDVSVEKEKPGSPAVTLLIRNPEEISVDIILALESRGSWPISTKEGLPIKNWLGTKVRTKLRQEPFYLVPKNAKVGNGFQGKTWRLSFSHTEKYILSNHGIEKTCCESAGVKCCRKDCLKLMKYLLEQLKKEYQELDEFCSYYVKTAIFHMWTENPQDSHWDPKQLSTCFDEFLAFFVECLRTEKLMHYFIPKFNLFSQEEVDQKSKEFLLEKIEYERNNGFPIFDKF; the protein is encoded by the exons ATGGAAGGTCAGCGCCCAAGGCCAACAGCGCCGCGCGCTAAGAAGCCGGCTGCAAAGCGCGCCACGACGGAGCCCAAAGGGACCATGGCTGCCCGGCCCCACGCGGGAAGCTGCGTCCCGCAAAGGGGGGCGCGATCGCGGCGTGCGGAGTGTGACGGGGACCCCGCGGAGAAGCCGCGCGCCCAAGCGCCCCGAGCGCGCCCGGGAAGGGCGTCCGTGCGCACTAAGGACCCACAGCCCTCCGCCACCGGCGCCGCAGGAGATGCCGAGCAGCCCGGCATCCTGGAGCCCCAGCCTCCGACAGTCCCCGAGGTCGCAAGGGGCGTACGGGAGCCCCAGCTTCCGACAGTCCCCGAGGTGCCCGAGGTCTCAAGGGGCGTCCGGGAGCCCCAGCCTCCGACAGTCCCCGAGCCGGCCGAGGCCTCAAGGGGTCCTCGGGGCAGGAGGGGCGCGCGCTCCACGGGGCAGCAGAGAGCCCCGCGGGCTTCCAGGAAGGAGCCGGAGACCCTCGACAAAAAGCTCAAGAGGGTGCTGGGAAATTTGAAGTTGAAACGGGATGAGATCTCGGAGGCAGCCGAGGTGGTGAATGAAGTCGTGAAGAGCCTGCTGAAAGGAATGCAGACCCGTGAGTCGGAGTTCAAAGGCGTGCAGAAGCTCAACACTGGCAGCTACTATGAGCGTGTGAAG ATTTCTGCTCCTAATGAATTTGATGTTATGTTTAAACTGGAAGTCCCCAGAATTGATCTACAAGAATATCATGACACTGGTGCTTTTTATCTTGTGAAGTTCAAAAGAATTCCAGGAGGAAATCCTCTGAGTCATTTTTTAGAAGGGGAAGTATTATCAGCTTCCAAGATGTTGTCAAGATTTAGggaaatcattaaaaaagaagttaaaaaaattgAAG GTATTGATGTCAGTGTGGAGAAGGAAAAACCAGGAAGCCCTGCTGTAACACTTCTTATCAGAAACCCGGAAGAAATATCTGTGGATATAATTCTGGCTTTGGAATCAAGAGGCAGCTGGCCCATTAGTACCAAAGAAGGACTACCCATCAAAAACTGGCTTGGCACAAAAGTTAGGACCAAACTAAGACAAGAACCATTTTATCTTGTGCCCAAGAATGCAAAAGTTGGAAATGGTTTTCAAG GCAAGACATGgcgcctctctttctctcacactgaaaaatacattttgagtAATCATGGGATAGAGAAAACATGTTGTGAATCTGCTGGAGTGAAATGTTGCAG GAAAGACTGTTTAAAATTAATGAAGTACCTTTTGGAACAGTTGAAAAAAGAGTACCAAGAACTAGATGAATTCTGTTCTTACTATGTGAAAACTGCAATCTTTCACATGTGGACTGAGAACCCACAAGACAGTCATTGGGACCCCAAGCAACTGAGCACCTGCTTTGATGAGTTCCTGGCGTTCTTTGTTGAGTGCCTCAGGACAGAGAAACTGATGCATTATTTTATTCCAAAGTTCAATCTATTCTCTCAAGAAGAAGTTGACCAAAAAAGTAAAGAATTTCTGTTAGAGAAAATTGAATATGAAAGAAACAATGGATTTCCAATTTTTGACAAGTTTTGA
- the Cgas gene encoding cyclic GMP-AMP synthase isoform X2, with translation MEGQRPRPTAPRAKKPAAKRATTEPKGTMAARPHAGSCVPQRGARSRRAECDGDPAEKPRAQAPRARPGRASVRTKDPQPSATGAAGDAEQPGILEPQPPTVPEVARGVREPQLPTVPEVPEVSRGVREPQPPTVPEPAEASRGPRGRRGARSTGQQRAPRASRKEPETLDKKLKRVLGNLKLKRDEISEAAEVVNEVVKSLLKGMQTRESEFKGVQKLNTGSYYERVKVLMSVWRRKNQEALL, from the exons ATGGAAGGTCAGCGCCCAAGGCCAACAGCGCCGCGCGCTAAGAAGCCGGCTGCAAAGCGCGCCACGACGGAGCCCAAAGGGACCATGGCTGCCCGGCCCCACGCGGGAAGCTGCGTCCCGCAAAGGGGGGCGCGATCGCGGCGTGCGGAGTGTGACGGGGACCCCGCGGAGAAGCCGCGCGCCCAAGCGCCCCGAGCGCGCCCGGGAAGGGCGTCCGTGCGCACTAAGGACCCACAGCCCTCCGCCACCGGCGCCGCAGGAGATGCCGAGCAGCCCGGCATCCTGGAGCCCCAGCCTCCGACAGTCCCCGAGGTCGCAAGGGGCGTACGGGAGCCCCAGCTTCCGACAGTCCCCGAGGTGCCCGAGGTCTCAAGGGGCGTCCGGGAGCCCCAGCCTCCGACAGTCCCCGAGCCGGCCGAGGCCTCAAGGGGTCCTCGGGGCAGGAGGGGCGCGCGCTCCACGGGGCAGCAGAGAGCCCCGCGGGCTTCCAGGAAGGAGCCGGAGACCCTCGACAAAAAGCTCAAGAGGGTGCTGGGAAATTTGAAGTTGAAACGGGATGAGATCTCGGAGGCAGCCGAGGTGGTGAATGAAGTCGTGAAGAGCCTGCTGAAAGGAATGCAGACCCGTGAGTCGGAGTTCAAAGGCGTGCAGAAGCTCAACACTGGCAGCTACTATGAGCGTGTGAAG GTATTGATGTCAGTGTGGAGAAGGAAAAACCAGGAAGCCCTGCTGTAA